AGCCTCATTCCCGTGACGAAGAAGCTCAAGTTTCTCGTCGCGATCCGGCCGGGACTGTCGTCGCCGGGGTTGTCGGCGCGCATGGCGTCCACGTTCGACCGTCTGTCCGGTGGACGTCTACTCATCAACGTCGTCACAGGAGGCGATTCCACTGAGCTCGAAGGCGACGGCGTATTCGTCGATCACGATACGCGCTATGAAATCACCGATGAATTCCTGCATATCTGGCGGCGTCTGCTGAGCGCATCGCACACGAACGATGCCATCGAGTTCGAAGGCAGGCATCTGCAATCGAAGGGCGGGAAGGTGCTGTATCCGCCGGCGCAAGCGCCGCATCCGCCGTTGTGGTTCGGCGGATCGTCGGCGGCTGCGCACGATATCGCCGCGACGCATATCGACACGTATCTCACCTGGGGCGAGCCGCCCGAAGCGGTCGCGAAGAAGCTCGCCGACATTCGCGCGCGCGCAGAGGCCCAGGGACGCGAGATTCGCTTCGGCATCCGTCTTCATGTGATCGTGCGCGAAACGGAAGAGGAAGCGTGGGCCGCAGCGGCTAGCCTCATCAGTCATCTCGACGATGAAACCGTCGCGCGCGCGCAAGCGTCGTTCGCGAAGATGGATTCGGAAGGACAGCGCCGCATGGCGCAACTGCATGGCGGCAAGCGCGGCGGGCGCGAAACGCTCGAGATTCATCCGCACTTGTGGGCGGGCGTCGGTCTCGTTCGCGGCGGCGCGGGAACTGCACTCGTTGGGAATCCGAAGCAAGTTGCGGCGCTCATGAAGGAATACGCGGACCTCGGCATCGAGACGTTCATTCTCTCCGGTTATCCGCATCTTGAAGAGTCGTATCGCTTCGCGGAACTGGTCTTTCCGCTACTCGACATGGAGCGCGGCGAGAAGAAATCGGAAAAGCGCAGCGGACCGCTTTCCGGGCCGTTTGGCGAGATCGTCGGAACGAGCTATCTGCCGCAGGCAAGTCAAAGCTGAGCGTGATCACGCACTATCGTCGGAGGATAAAAAGCATGGCCGATGTACTCGCTCAAGCAATTCCCGCTGCGCAGCCAAAGAAGCGCAGCATGTCCCGCTTTCTCAAGCATGTATTTTCCGTGGCGGCGCCGTGGCTCGTGCCGCTCGCCATCCTGCTGCTTTGGGAATACGCCGCGCGCTCGGGCGCATTGTCCACGCGCGTGTTGCCGGAGCCGCTTGCCGTGGTCAAGTCGGCATGGGCGCTCGTGCAGTCGGGGAACATGTGGGCGAACGTCAAGGTCAGCGCGTGGCGCGCGCTGCTCGGGCTTGCCATCGGCGGGGGCGTGGGATTGCTGCTCGGACTGTGGACGGGCCTTTTCCGGCCGATCGAAATCGCGCTGGATTCCACGGTGCAAATGATCCGCAACATCCCCGCGCTCGCGATGATTCCGCTCGTCATCCTGTGGTTCGGCATCGAGGAGGAAGCGAAGATTTTTCTCGTCGCGCTGGGCGTGTTCTTTCCGATCTACGTGAACACGTTTCATGGCATACGGTCCGTCGATGCGAACCTGATCGAGATGGCGCGCAGTTATGGCGTGAAGGGCTTCGAGCTGTATCGCGATGTCATTCTGCCGGGCGCGCTGCCTTCCATTCTCGTCGGCGTGCGCTTCGCGCTCGGCCTCATGTGGGTCATGCTGATCGTGGCCGAAACGATCTCGGCGCAATCGGGCATCGGCTACATGACGATGAACGCGCGCGAGTTCCTTCAGACCGATGTCGTGGTCGTCGGCATTCTGCTGTATGCGGTGCTCGGCAAGCTCGCGGACGTGCTCGCGAAGGGCATCGAACGCGCGGCGCTGCGCTGGCATCCGGCTTATCAACGAGGAGAGAAGGCATGAGCGCGACCGCCCCTGTATCGACGAGGCGCAACGACGTTCGCGTGCAGCCTCGTGTGCGCGCAGTGACGAACGATGTCGCCGACATCGCGGTTGAATTGCGCGGCGTGCACAAGCGTTATGGCGATCGCGCGGTGTTATCCGACTTTGACCTTTCGATCGAACGCGGCAGCTTCGTCTCCATCGTCGGGCGCAGCGGCTGCGGAAAATCGACGCTCCTGCGTCTCATTGCGGAACTGGAAGCGCCGAGCGGCGGCGCGTTGACGAAGCGCGCACGCAATGGCGCGGTGCTCGATACGCGCATCCTGTTTCAGGACGCGCGTCTCTTGCCCTGGAAGACGGTGCTGCAGAACGTGATGCTCGGCTTGAAGAAGCGTGCGCGCGACGATGCGCGGGCTGTGCTGGCCGAAGTGGGCTTGCTCGAGCGCGCGAATGACTGGCCGTCGCAATTGTCGGGCGGACAGCGGCAGCGCGTGGCGTTGGCGCGTGCGCTGGTTCATCGTCCGCAACTGCTTCTGCTCGATGAGCCGCTCGGCGCGCTCGATGCGCTGACGCGAATCGAAATGCATGCGCTGATCGAGCGGCTATGGCGCGAACATCGCTTTACGGCGCTGCTCGTGACGCATGACGTGCATGAGGCCGTCGCGCTCGGCGACCGCATCCTGCTCGTGGAAGAAGGGCGCATCGCGCTCGATCAACCCGTCGCGCTCGAAAGACCGCGCAGGAACGTATCGGCGCAGGCGTCGGCGCTCGAAGAGCGTGTGTTGCGGCGCATTCTGAAGCAGGAGTGAGCGCGGCTTGCGTGTCATGCGGGGACTTAGTGCTGCGGCGCGCCGTCCCATGCAGGCAGCGTGACGCCGTGGTACACCTTGAGAATCGCCGAGGCCACGTTCGCCTGCTGATAGCTCTGCACGAGCGTCTTGACCCACGGCGCCTGCGCATCTTTCGCATTGACGGCGATGAAGTTGCGGTACGGATTGCCCGTCACATCTTCCTGCGCAATGCGCTCTTGCGGAATCTCGATGCCGGCCTTGATCGCCCAGTCGGTGTTGACGACAGCAGCATCCAGATCGCCGATTGCGCGGCCGACGATGCCCGCGTCCAGTTCCTTGATCTGCACATGCTTTGGGTTGCTCGAAATATCGCGAGCGGTCGGCAGCATACCGACGCCGTCGCGCAGCTTGATGACGCCGTTCGCCTGCAGTAGCAACAGCGCGCGGCCTTCATTGCTCGGATCGTTCGGCACGCCGATAGCCGCGTTCTCTCGCAGCGCGGCGACCGACTTCACCTTGCGCGAGTAGAGGCCGATAGGCTGCACATACGTGAAGCCGACCGGCACGATGGCGTAGTGACGCGCGGCGATCTGCGCATCGAGATAAGGCTTGTGCTGGAACGAATTCGCGTCGAGATCATGCTGCGCGAGCGCTTCGTTTGGCTGCGTGTAGTCGGAGAAAGTCGTGACCTTGACGGTGATGCCTTCTTTCGCGGCGTTCGCGGCGACGGTGCGCCAGACATCCTCGTCCTCGCCGGACATGATGCCGACGCGCACCGTCTGCGTGACAGCGCATGCGGGCTGCGTATTCACGATGCCGCATGCGATAAGTGCAGAAAATAGCGCGTTTCTAAAGGGCTTTTCGATGTTCATGGTTGCGCACGCTCGCGTGTTGAAAGGCCCTGATGCTAGAGACCGCGCACGCCTTGCGCAAATAACATCGATTGCTATCGTTATCGCCGAATGTGAGCGATACGAAAGCATTGCGCACGCACTATGAACATCGACGATGCGCGTCAGCCCTGCGCAACCGCCACGCGATGCTCAAGCGCGTCACGCGCATTCGATGCCTCATGCGCGCCGAACGCGAGCGCAAAGGTCGAGGCCTGCCGTCCCACCGTGCGAAGCTGTTCGACGACCTTCGGGTCCGAGCATGTATCGGCGGTTTCGAAGCGCGTTTCGAGCGTATTCACGGCGGCGCCGAAGGGCGTTGGCCAGCCGCGCAACGCATGCACGATGGAACGCAGCGACGTGAGCACCGTTCCCGCCGCTTGCCATCCATATGCGGTCACGATGCTGCCGACCGCGCGGCCATCGAGATAAGGACGATCGTCGAGGCGCAGCTCCTCGAGCGTATCGAGCGCGTTCTTGACGAGGCCCGATATGCCGCCGTGATAACCCGGCGTCGCGATGATGAGCGCGTCCGCGCGGCGCACGCTTTCGATGAGTTCGTGCTGTTCGTCCGTCAGCGCGCGGGCATCGGGCGAATAGTGCGGAAGGCTTTGAAGGAAAGCGCCGCCGAAGAGTTGCACGCGCGCGCCCGCTTCCTGCGCGCCTTTCAGTGCGAATGCAAGCGCGCGTTCGGTCGATGACGCGGGCCGTGTCGTACCGCCTATCCCGACGACGAGCGGCTGGCGCGAGGATGAATTCTGGACCACGTTTTGACTCCGTTGAATGTCGTTGGCTTTGCTGCCGGCCGTGGAGCGAATCATCATAGCGAGCGCTTGCGCGCAGGGGAACGCATCAATTGCGCTAAGGATATTCGCTACGCTCGCGGCATGCGCGGTGCTTATTCCGTTTGCGGATGTCGTCATCACAGCAAGCGCGCATAGCATCGGGCGAACGCTTCGTTGCCATGCGCGCGAACCTTGTCCTAGCATCGGGCGTTCTGCGCACGCCGCGTCTTTCCATCACGACGATAAACTCATGACCCATCGACCGGCTCCGACCGACATCGCCATTCATCCATTGATCGCCGGACGATGGAGCCCGCGCGCGTATGCCGAGCGTCCCGTCGCGCATGCGCAAGTCATCGCGCTGGTGGAAGCGGCGCGCTGGGCGCCGTCTGCGTATAACGTGCAGCCGTGGCGCTTCGTCGTATTCGAGAAGTCGCAGGATCGCGAAGCGTTCGACCGCGCGTTCGCTACGCTCGTGCCGTTCAATCAAGGCTGGAACCGGCATGCGCAAGTGTTGATCGCCGTGCTCGCGGATACGCTGACCGCCAAAGGCACCGCGAATGCGAGCGCGAGTTACGATGCCGGAGCCGCTGCAATGGCGCTGCTGCTTCAGGCCCATGCGCAGGACCTCGCCGCTCACGCGATGGGCGGCTTCGACGGCGACGCGCTCAAGCAGGCGTTCTCGATTCCCGAGCGTTACACCGCGTTGAGCATGATCTCGGTCGCACATCATGGCGACGCGCAGGCGCTGCCCCCCGAGCTCGCCGCGCGGGAAGCCGCGCCTCGCGCGCGACTGCCGCTCGAAGAGATCGCGCATTTCGGTGGCTGGACCGACGCGCGATAGGCGTGACGCGATGAGCATCATGCGATAAGCGTGTCGGGTTAAGCACGCGCAAGCAGGCATTGCCAACCTGCGCTAATGTCTTCCTTCTGGCCCTTCCGCACGAACGCTTGCCTTCACCGCGCAAGCGTTGCGCAATGCAATCGACAGCAAGGAGATTTTCCCGATGGACTATGTGAAACTCGGCACGACCGGCCTCGACGTGTCGCGCATTTGCCTTGGCTGCATGACCTTCGGCGTGCCCGGGCGTGGCACGCATCCGTGGACGCTCGATGAAGAGAAGAGCCGTCCCATCATTCAACAGGCGCTCGATGCGGGCATCAACTTTTTCGATACCGCCAACTCCTATTCCGATGGCACGTCGGAAGAAATCGTCGGGCGCGCGCTGCGCGAACTCACGAAGCGCGATGACATCGTGATCGCGACGAAGGTATTCAATCGCGTGCGGCCCGGCCCGAACGGTGCGGGGCTGTCGCGCAAGGCCATCTTCAATGAGATCGACAACAGCTTGCGGCGTCTCGGCACGGATTACGTCGACCTTTATCAGATTCATCGATGGGACTACGCGACGCCGATCGAAGAGACGCTCGAAGCGCTGCACGATGTCGTGAAAGCGGGCAAGGCGCGGTATATCGGTGCGTCCTCGATGTATGCGTGGCAGTTCAGCAAGGCGCTTCACACGTCGCGCGCGAATGGCTGGACCGAGTTCAGGACCATGCAGAATCACTTGAACCTGCTGTATCGCGAGGAAGAACGCGAGATGTTGCCGCTTTGCGCCGATCAGGGCATTGGTGTGCTGCCCTGGAGCCCGCTCGCGCGCGGACGTCTCACGCGGGAATGGGACGCGACGAGCGAGCGCCAGCAAACGGATGCGTTCGGCAGCACGCTTTATCAGACGCATGACGCGGATCGCGCCGTCGTCGAAGCGGTGGCGTCGGTCGCGAACGCGCGGGGCGTGCCGCGTGCGCAAGTGGCCCTCGCATGGGTCGCGCAAAAGTCGCCGGTGACTGCGCCGATCATCGGGGCATCGAAGCCGAATCACGTAAGCGATGCAGTCGCGGCCCTTTCGCTGAATCTCACGCCCGAGGAAATCGCGCAACTCGAAGCGCCCTACGTGCCGCATGCGGTGGCGGGTTTCAAGTGACGCGGCCCGCGCGGAATTACTTCGACATGCTAACGATACGGCTATCTTTTGTAGTGGACGTGACGAGCCGCGAGCGCACGAAGCTGATGTGTTCGCGCAGCACGTAGAGCGCATCGATATAGGCGAGCGGCAGTTTGAGCGTATTGAGCGATTCCTCGATGTAGTCGAGTTCGACGAGCAGCGCGCGCCGCTCGTCATCGCTCGACAGATGCATCGCACCGCGTTCCAGTGCGATCAGCGCGCCGTAATAGCGATAGATGCGCGATCGCACTCGCCATCGATACAACGCGGGCACGAGCCTGAGCGCCGGAAAGATCAGCACCGCGACGGGCAGCAGCAACACGAGCGCGCGGTCCGCGACGTTCGCGAGCCAGAACGGAAGCGTGCGATAAAGAAAGCTCTTGCCCGAGCGATAGTAGCGGCTCGCATCCTCGCTGATCGGGAATTCATGCGCGACGGGGCTGGGAAATTGGCCCGCGCGCTGCAGGATTCCCGCCGTGCCGTTCACTTCCTGCGCGGCTTCGATCAGCAGATCCGAGAGCGCCGGATGCAGGCTCGGGCGCGCGACGAGTTCGACCGTCGGGCTGATGAGATGCACGGTCTCCGGTGGAATGCGACGGCCCAGGTCCAGCACGCCGGGCGGCAATTCGATATCGTCGAGATATGGAAAGAGACGCGTGTACGCGCGGGCTTCGTTGAAGTCCATCACCGAGATGCCGGGCACCTTGAGCAGACGCAGCATCAGCGCGCGCGTGGCGGAATCGCCGCTGAGGAACACGGCGTCGGCCTCGTTGCTGACGAGTTGTGTCGCGGCCTGAAGGCCATCGGTGGGAAGAAGCTGCGTGCTGCCGCCGGGCGCGATGCCGTTCGCCTCGAGCAGCTTGAGCGACAGCACGCGCGTTCCGCTGCCCTCGCGTCCGATCGCCACGCGCTTGCCTTCGAGTTGCGACAGCAGCGTGAGGCCCTTGCCGCGATAGAACACGACGATCGGCACATACGCCACGCTGCCGAGCGACATCAGCGACGACGCCTGCTCGCGGCTCGCGATGCCGCCCTGCACGAGCGCGAGGTCGACATGCGCCTTGGGATCGAGCAGGCGCTCGAGGTTCTGCACGGAGCCATCGGATGGCAGCACGTTCAGCGTGATGCCGTTGCGCGCGAGAATCTTCGCGTATTCCCGCGCGATCTGATGCAGCGAGCTATCTGTCTGACCCGCGCTGATGGTGATGGAGCGGGGCGGCGCCGGATCGATGAGCCAGACGACGAGCGCGATCGCGAGCGCGCAGGCAAGCACGAAAGGGCCGATGGTCCATGTCAGATCATGAACGATGCGCCTCGAATGATCGTGCGGCAGAGGCGGGCGTTTCATGAAATCGCGCGGCATGGGCGAGACAAGCTGCGTTCGTGCATGCTGGAAATGCAGGGAGGGACTTCGCGCATGTCGATCCTCGTGCGAGGGAGCGGTGAGTCGCAGTGTAGCGCCAGGCGCCGCGACGCTTGGCGCGAGTGTCGATCAGGCCCAGTGCGCCGGGACCCACACCGCGCCCGCCCAGTGCCCGGGAATCCAGACGGCCGGTTGCGGCGTGGGCGCGACGTAGACGGTGGCCGGCGGCGGAGGCGGCGGCGCAGCGACGACGACTGCGGTGCTCGACGTGACGGCCGTACCGGTGACGACCGTCGTCGCGTGCGTGCCGCTCGTCGCGCTGACGCCGCCCGAAGCCACGACGACGCCCGGAGCGACGCTCGTTGCGCTGCCCGCATGCGCGATGGTGCCGCCGTTCGCGGTATCGACGGTGCCGTATCGATTGCATGTATAGCCGGCGCAATTCGTCGATGCGGCATGCGTCGATGTATTGCCGTTCGGTCCTGTTACCGAGCCCGAGGACGAGTATTGTCCGGGCGCGTTGCGCGTGACGTTGTTCGCGGTCGTCGCGGTGTTACCGTCGGGTCCGGTCATGCTGCCGGTGTGCGAACAGGTGCCGCTCGCGCAACTCGTGTCGCCCGCGTGCTGCATCGAGCGTCCGTTGGGGCCGTAGGCGGTGCCCGCGTTGGAGAACTGGCCCGGCGCGGTGTGCGTCACGGTGCCGGCATTGGTCGCGACGCCGCCCCACGGATTCATCACGCCGCCCGCGTGCGAGCAGCTTGCGCCGCCGCATGAGCCGACGTGCGCGCCGCTATATGCGCCGCGGCCCGTGTAGGCGGTGCCGCCGCGTGCCCAG
The sequence above is a segment of the Caballeronia sp. Lep1P3 genome. Coding sequences within it:
- a CDS encoding nitroreductase family protein, with protein sequence MTHRPAPTDIAIHPLIAGRWSPRAYAERPVAHAQVIALVEAARWAPSAYNVQPWRFVVFEKSQDREAFDRAFATLVPFNQGWNRHAQVLIAVLADTLTAKGTANASASYDAGAAAMALLLQAHAQDLAAHAMGGFDGDALKQAFSIPERYTALSMISVAHHGDAQALPPELAAREAAPRARLPLEEIAHFGGWTDAR
- the ssuD gene encoding FMNH2-dependent alkanesulfonate monooxygenase, with amino-acid sequence MNVFWFVPTHGDSRYLGTSKGARAADLAYFQQIAVAADTLGYQGVLLPTGRSCEDAWVVASSLIPVTKKLKFLVAIRPGLSSPGLSARMASTFDRLSGGRLLINVVTGGDSTELEGDGVFVDHDTRYEITDEFLHIWRRLLSASHTNDAIEFEGRHLQSKGGKVLYPPAQAPHPPLWFGGSSAAAHDIAATHIDTYLTWGEPPEAVAKKLADIRARAEAQGREIRFGIRLHVIVRETEEEAWAAAASLISHLDDETVARAQASFAKMDSEGQRRMAQLHGGKRGGRETLEIHPHLWAGVGLVRGGAGTALVGNPKQVAALMKEYADLGIETFILSGYPHLEESYRFAELVFPLLDMERGEKKSEKRSGPLSGPFGEIVGTSYLPQASQS
- a CDS encoding NADPH-dependent FMN reductase, with protein sequence MVQNSSSRQPLVVGIGGTTRPASSTERALAFALKGAQEAGARVQLFGGAFLQSLPHYSPDARALTDEQHELIESVRRADALIIATPGYHGGISGLVKNALDTLEELRLDDRPYLDGRAVGSIVTAYGWQAAGTVLTSLRSIVHALRGWPTPFGAAVNTLETRFETADTCSDPKVVEQLRTVGRQASTFALAFGAHEASNARDALEHRVAVAQG
- a CDS encoding ATP-binding cassette domain-containing protein; protein product: MSATAPVSTRRNDVRVQPRVRAVTNDVADIAVELRGVHKRYGDRAVLSDFDLSIERGSFVSIVGRSGCGKSTLLRLIAELEAPSGGALTKRARNGAVLDTRILFQDARLLPWKTVLQNVMLGLKKRARDDARAVLAEVGLLERANDWPSQLSGGQRQRVALARALVHRPQLLLLDEPLGALDALTRIEMHALIERLWREHRFTALLVTHDVHEAVALGDRILLVEEGRIALDQPVALERPRRNVSAQASALEERVLRRILKQE
- a CDS encoding MetQ/NlpA family lipoprotein encodes the protein MNIEKPFRNALFSALIACGIVNTQPACAVTQTVRVGIMSGEDEDVWRTVAANAAKEGITVKVTTFSDYTQPNEALAQHDLDANSFQHKPYLDAQIAARHYAIVPVGFTYVQPIGLYSRKVKSVAALRENAAIGVPNDPSNEGRALLLLQANGVIKLRDGVGMLPTARDISSNPKHVQIKELDAGIVGRAIGDLDAAVVNTDWAIKAGIEIPQERIAQEDVTGNPYRNFIAVNAKDAQAPWVKTLVQSYQQANVASAILKVYHGVTLPAWDGAPQH
- a CDS encoding TAXI family TRAP transporter solute-binding subunit is translated as MKRPPLPHDHSRRIVHDLTWTIGPFVLACALAIALVVWLIDPAPPRSITISAGQTDSSLHQIAREYAKILARNGITLNVLPSDGSVQNLERLLDPKAHVDLALVQGGIASREQASSLMSLGSVAYVPIVVFYRGKGLTLLSQLEGKRVAIGREGSGTRVLSLKLLEANGIAPGGSTQLLPTDGLQAATQLVSNEADAVFLSGDSATRALMLRLLKVPGISVMDFNEARAYTRLFPYLDDIELPPGVLDLGRRIPPETVHLISPTVELVARPSLHPALSDLLIEAAQEVNGTAGILQRAGQFPSPVAHEFPISEDASRYYRSGKSFLYRTLPFWLANVADRALVLLLPVAVLIFPALRLVPALYRWRVRSRIYRYYGALIALERGAMHLSSDDERRALLVELDYIEESLNTLKLPLAYIDALYVLREHISFVRSRLVTSTTKDSRIVSMSK
- a CDS encoding aldo/keto reductase, whose protein sequence is MDYVKLGTTGLDVSRICLGCMTFGVPGRGTHPWTLDEEKSRPIIQQALDAGINFFDTANSYSDGTSEEIVGRALRELTKRDDIVIATKVFNRVRPGPNGAGLSRKAIFNEIDNSLRRLGTDYVDLYQIHRWDYATPIEETLEALHDVVKAGKARYIGASSMYAWQFSKALHTSRANGWTEFRTMQNHLNLLYREEEREMLPLCADQGIGVLPWSPLARGRLTREWDATSERQQTDAFGSTLYQTHDADRAVVEAVASVANARGVPRAQVALAWVAQKSPVTAPIIGASKPNHVSDAVAALSLNLTPEEIAQLEAPYVPHAVAGFK
- the ssuC gene encoding aliphatic sulfonate ABC transporter permease SsuC; translation: MSRFLKHVFSVAAPWLVPLAILLLWEYAARSGALSTRVLPEPLAVVKSAWALVQSGNMWANVKVSAWRALLGLAIGGGVGLLLGLWTGLFRPIEIALDSTVQMIRNIPALAMIPLVILWFGIEEEAKIFLVALGVFFPIYVNTFHGIRSVDANLIEMARSYGVKGFELYRDVILPGALPSILVGVRFALGLMWVMLIVAETISAQSGIGYMTMNAREFLQTDVVVVGILLYAVLGKLADVLAKGIERAALRWHPAYQRGEKA